In one window of Desulfonatronospira thiodismutans ASO3-1 DNA:
- the fliO gene encoding flagellar biosynthetic protein FliO, which translates to MDNAVGNSMDMGLAGIKMAAALFLILALIFLLYYLLKKYGHKAGLGRSGSEYLQTKAVMSLGPRKNIVVVRFLNKYLVLGVTDTQINLLKEMDADHEQEQDFSKVLNQKSSDLDST; encoded by the coding sequence TTGGATAACGCAGTTGGAAATTCCATGGACATGGGCCTGGCCGGGATTAAAATGGCTGCAGCCCTGTTTCTTATTCTCGCCCTGATTTTTCTTTTGTATTACCTGCTGAAAAAATACGGCCATAAGGCCGGATTAGGCAGGTCAGGGTCGGAATATCTACAGACCAAGGCCGTAATGAGCCTGGGTCCCAGGAAAAATATCGTTGTGGTCCGTTTCTTGAATAAATACCTGGTACTGGGGGTCACCGACACCCAGATCAATCTGTTAAAAGAAATGGATGCGGACCATGAACAAGAACAAGATTTTTCCAAGGTGCTTAATCAGAAAAGCTCTGACCTGGACAGTACTTAG
- the fliN gene encoding flagellar motor switch protein FliN: MSPNNKEENDQDKLAEEWAKALEEQEDEPSADQEKETAQQQEDESSEMSQDDLADEWAKALASEEEESFKDEQKQKSLSSQSKEAQFKDLTEDAKKKPEGTKRDLDFILDIPLTVTAQLGGTQLLINELLQLGQGSVIELNKLAGEPMEVLVNGKLVARGEAVVINEKFGIRLTDIISPVERIKQLG; this comes from the coding sequence ATGAGCCCCAACAACAAAGAAGAAAACGATCAGGATAAACTGGCCGAAGAATGGGCCAAGGCCCTGGAAGAGCAGGAGGATGAACCTTCCGCTGACCAGGAAAAGGAAACCGCTCAGCAGCAGGAGGATGAGTCCTCTGAAATGTCCCAGGACGATCTGGCGGATGAATGGGCCAAAGCCCTGGCTTCTGAAGAAGAGGAAAGCTTCAAGGATGAGCAGAAGCAGAAGTCCCTGTCCTCTCAGAGCAAGGAGGCCCAGTTCAAAGACTTGACAGAGGATGCCAAAAAGAAGCCCGAAGGCACCAAGAGAGACCTGGATTTCATCCTGGACATTCCTTTGACGGTGACTGCCCAGTTAGGCGGCACCCAGCTTCTCATAAACGAGCTTCTCCAGCTTGGCCAGGGCTCGGTGATAGAGCTGAACAAGCTTGCCGGCGAGCCCATGGAGGTGCTGGTAAACGGGAAGCTGGTAGCCAGGGGGGAGGCCGTGGTCATCAATGAAAAGTTCGGAATCAGGCTTACAGACATCATAAGCCCTGTTGAAAGGATCAAGCAGCTTGGATAA
- the fliM gene encoding flagellar motor switch protein FliM: MNKILDQGEVDALLQGLTGGEVETETDVPEEDSGVVTFDLSNQDRIIRGRMPVLEIINDRFARLATNTMANAMRKRVDFNPISIDMSKFGDFMRSLPVPTSINIFKIDPLRGNALMIIDTRLVFALVENFFGGTGSQPKIEGRDFTPIEQSIVVKVSKMLLSNLEDAWRPVHEVNIELTRSEVNPQFATIVPPSDVVVVVTFEVELENAIGSMVVCLPYATIEPIRSKLYASYQSERLEVDHAWLSRFKERLLEIPVDFNVTMGKTQITGRQLLNMEAGDILMLDTDQEDLLKAYVQGVLKFHGVPGFTKGNKAFQVVQEEETNF; the protein is encoded by the coding sequence ATGAACAAGATACTTGACCAGGGAGAAGTGGATGCCCTGCTGCAGGGGCTCACGGGCGGGGAAGTTGAGACTGAAACCGATGTGCCTGAAGAGGACTCCGGGGTAGTAACCTTTGATCTGTCCAATCAGGACCGCATAATCCGGGGCCGTATGCCGGTGCTGGAAATTATCAACGACCGCTTCGCCAGGCTGGCTACCAATACCATGGCCAATGCCATGCGCAAAAGGGTGGATTTCAACCCCATATCCATAGACATGTCCAAGTTCGGGGACTTCATGCGCTCCCTGCCGGTGCCCACCAGCATTAATATTTTCAAGATAGATCCTTTGCGCGGCAACGCTCTAATGATAATCGACACCAGGCTGGTATTCGCCCTGGTGGAAAATTTTTTCGGCGGGACAGGCTCGCAGCCCAAGATAGAGGGCCGGGACTTTACTCCCATTGAGCAAAGCATCGTGGTCAAGGTGTCCAAGATGCTGCTTTCCAACCTGGAAGACGCCTGGCGCCCTGTACATGAGGTAAACATCGAGCTCACCAGGTCCGAGGTCAATCCGCAGTTCGCCACCATAGTACCTCCAAGCGACGTGGTCGTGGTGGTGACCTTTGAGGTGGAACTGGAAAACGCCATAGGCTCCATGGTGGTCTGCCTGCCCTACGCCACCATAGAGCCCATACGCTCCAAGCTTTATGCCTCATACCAGTCTGAGCGTCTGGAAGTGGATCATGCCTGGCTCAGCCGTTTCAAGGAAAGACTGCTGGAAATCCCCGTGGACTTTAATGTAACCATGGGCAAAACTCAGATCACCGGAAGGCAGCTTCTGAACATGGAGGCAGGGGATATTCTGATGCTGGACACCGACCAGGAGGATCTGCTCAAGGCTTACGTGCAGGGTGTTTTAAAATTCCACGGAGTTCCGGGATTCACCAAGGGCAACAAGGCGTTTCAGGTGGTCCAGGAAGAGGAGACCAACTTTTAG
- a CDS encoding flagellar basal body-associated FliL family protein, translated as MADKKNVNNVDGKEEKKKRPLWLKLILILLILGVLGAAGFFGYNYFMEQRDSEPDDPDAPEQDERPRDTVMVELEPFVVNLADPLGRRYLRTTLEVEAVNRSAANELEDQRPQVRDAILLLLSSKTFEDLRTMDRKINLRNEIVERINQVIGQNKVYKVYFTEFVVQ; from the coding sequence ATGGCAGATAAAAAGAACGTAAATAATGTAGACGGCAAGGAAGAAAAGAAAAAGCGGCCTCTGTGGCTAAAGCTCATTCTTATTTTGCTCATCCTTGGAGTACTGGGTGCTGCCGGCTTTTTCGGCTACAATTACTTCATGGAGCAGCGGGACAGTGAACCGGATGACCCGGATGCCCCGGAGCAGGACGAAAGGCCCAGGGATACGGTCATGGTGGAGCTGGAACCCTTCGTGGTCAACCTGGCGGACCCCCTGGGGCGCAGATATCTGCGTACCACACTGGAGGTGGAGGCGGTGAACCGCAGTGCCGCCAATGAGCTGGAGGACCAGAGGCCCCAGGTCAGGGATGCCATCCTTCTTTTGCTGTCCAGCAAGACTTTTGAGGACCTGCGCACCATGGACAGGAAAATCAACCTGCGAAACGAGATCGTGGAGCGCATAAACCAGGTCATCGGCCAGAACAAGGTATATAAGGTTTATTTTACAGAGTTTGTGGTGCAGTGA
- a CDS encoding OmpA/MotB family protein has translation MARRKSKKGGAPKPIWMFTFSDLVTVMLTFFVLVLSMASLDREYVQEIVTVFQQDTGFLTPKTAGRLPDEFVIIEDVLENPWEILEKEDRIKDLLFPEEELPPEISKSTLEENLEILMRPEGIALMMTGELLFPFAETRLQPQARQILDQVIPLVKAWPAPVNVAGYTDNIPGIHMDNYEFAAERAMAVMEYLLINDVKQQRLSVSAYGEHFPVGDNETEEGRARNRRVEILLKKTPDTYM, from the coding sequence TTGGCCAGACGTAAATCCAAAAAGGGCGGCGCACCCAAGCCCATCTGGATGTTCACCTTTTCAGACCTGGTGACCGTCATGCTGACCTTTTTCGTCCTGGTCCTGAGCATGGCCTCCTTAGACCGGGAGTATGTACAGGAAATCGTGACAGTATTTCAGCAGGATACAGGTTTTCTGACTCCCAAGACAGCCGGTCGGCTTCCGGACGAATTCGTCATTATAGAGGATGTACTGGAGAATCCATGGGAGATTCTGGAGAAAGAGGACCGCATCAAGGACCTTCTTTTTCCTGAGGAAGAGCTTCCTCCGGAGATCAGTAAAAGTACCCTGGAGGAAAACCTGGAGATTTTGATGCGGCCGGAAGGAATAGCCCTGATGATGACCGGGGAGCTTTTGTTTCCGTTTGCCGAGACCCGTCTGCAGCCCCAGGCCAGACAGATTCTGGACCAGGTGATTCCTCTGGTCAAGGCCTGGCCGGCCCCGGTGAACGTGGCCGGGTATACGGACAATATCCCCGGAATCCATATGGATAATTACGAGTTTGCCGCGGAAAGGGCCATGGCTGTCATGGAGTATCTGCTCATAAATGATGTAAAGCAGCAAAGACTTTCTGTGTCTGCTTACGGCGAGCATTTCCCGGTGGGTGACAACGAGACCGAAGAGGGCAGGGCGCGCAACCGGCGGGTGGAGATTCTGCTGAAAAAGACCCCGGATACATATATGTGA
- a CDS encoding OmpA/MotB family protein: MPRSNRKKKEEDDDVEPWLLPFLSLMLLLLTVFVLLITYASFEDRRKIEMVMGAIQGTFGKGMGPGKVDVLDLMEIEGALEPGPFDEDVGDLKQLMPLLWDDKRKDLNFLEKRFVQIFSINTELLYEPGETELSSEGIEVLDKVVPVLKDLEYPVLLAGHTSLVRDEFGAGWQALKDDVIINPTWRLSLDRALNVYRYIMEQGVDPEMVRLEAFGEFQPRYGTRTEANRRQNRRVEIVLDRRNPSWKHLEAEEAGRRVPDDPDEVEYRDFIFDL, from the coding sequence ATGCCGCGTTCCAACAGGAAAAAAAAAGAAGAAGATGATGATGTGGAACCCTGGCTGCTTCCATTTCTGTCTTTGATGCTTCTTCTTCTTACTGTTTTTGTTCTGCTCATTACCTATGCTTCGTTTGAGGACCGGCGCAAGATCGAAATGGTCATGGGGGCCATCCAGGGTACATTCGGCAAGGGAATGGGCCCCGGCAAAGTGGATGTCCTGGATCTTATGGAGATCGAGGGAGCTTTGGAGCCCGGGCCATTCGATGAAGACGTCGGGGATTTGAAGCAGTTGATGCCCCTTTTGTGGGATGACAAGCGAAAGGACCTTAATTTTCTGGAAAAAAGATTTGTGCAGATCTTTTCCATCAATACCGAGCTTCTTTATGAACCCGGCGAAACTGAGCTTTCCAGTGAGGGCATAGAGGTTCTGGACAAGGTGGTGCCGGTACTCAAGGATCTGGAATATCCTGTGCTGCTTGCCGGTCATACATCCCTGGTACGGGACGAGTTTGGAGCCGGATGGCAGGCCCTGAAGGATGACGTCATTATAAATCCTACATGGCGTCTGTCCCTGGACCGGGCCCTGAATGTCTACCGCTACATCATGGAGCAGGGGGTGGACCCGGAAATGGTCCGTCTGGAGGCATTCGGCGAGTTTCAGCCCAGGTACGGCACCCGTACCGAGGCCAACCGGCGGCAGAACCGCAGAGTGGAAATCGTCCTGGACAGGCGTAATCCTTCCTGGAAGCACCTGGAGGCTGAGGAAGCCGGGCGCAGGGTGCCTGATGATCCGGACGAGGTCGAATACAGGGATTTTATTTTTGATCTTTAA
- a CDS encoding motility protein A — protein MDISTVLGIVIAFGLFATSITLGGSPAVFINFPAALIVLGGTIGATMVNYPLGHVLGLVGVIKHAFMKKVEDPASITEQFIQYANKARREGILSLEPVIKEVDDPYLKKGLQLTVDGMEPQTIQEIMETEISHIEDRHQTGADILGAMGAFAPAMGMIGTIIGLVLMLQDLDDPAAIGPAMAIALITTFYGVILANVLFVPMSGKLKTRSKEEILVKEMMLEGILCISKGENPRIIEEKFNSYLPPKIRRSSD, from the coding sequence ATGGATATTTCCACTGTACTCGGCATAGTCATCGCGTTCGGCCTGTTCGCTACTTCCATCACCCTGGGCGGAAGTCCGGCTGTTTTTATCAATTTTCCGGCGGCTCTTATAGTACTGGGGGGGACCATAGGTGCAACCATGGTCAACTATCCCCTGGGACATGTGCTGGGACTGGTGGGTGTGATAAAGCACGCTTTCATGAAAAAAGTCGAAGACCCTGCGTCTATAACCGAGCAGTTCATACAATACGCCAACAAGGCCCGCAGGGAAGGGATCCTCTCCCTGGAGCCGGTGATCAAGGAAGTTGACGACCCTTATCTCAAGAAAGGACTGCAGCTCACTGTGGATGGAATGGAACCCCAGACCATCCAGGAGATCATGGAGACCGAGATATCACATATTGAGGACAGGCATCAGACCGGGGCGGACATACTGGGGGCCATGGGGGCCTTTGCCCCGGCCATGGGCATGATCGGGACAATTATCGGACTGGTGCTCATGCTGCAGGACCTGGACGACCCGGCTGCCATCGGTCCGGCCATGGCCATTGCTTTGATTACGACATTTTACGGCGTAATTCTGGCCAATGTCCTTTTTGTCCCCATGTCCGGCAAATTAAAGACCAGGAGCAAGGAAGAAATACTTGTCAAGGAAATGATGCTTGAAGGCATCCTGTGTATATCCAAAGGTGAAAACCCAAGGATTATAGAAGAAAAGTTTAACAGTTACCTGCCGCCAAAAATAAGGCGCAGTTCGGATTAA
- a CDS encoding YggS family pyridoxal phosphate-dependent enzyme produces MLSRDLPVEEARQQMADNLDKVRKKIEMALQKSADPAREVTLVAVSKRQPLDRIRALAAAGQVHFGENYVQEGLEKIKDLENLEIKWHFTGSLQSNKARFIPGHFSLVHSLDSVKLARALQKKAAELGIVQPVLIQVNLAGEVQKAGVDPDHVPELIQETGRMDHLDVQGLMLMPPLADDPEESRPYFTGLRKMRDTLEQETGRRLPHLSMGMSQDFVQAVEEGATLVRVGSLLLGPRPGCTFNAYAG; encoded by the coding sequence ATGTTGAGCCGGGATTTACCTGTGGAGGAAGCCAGGCAGCAAATGGCAGACAACCTGGACAAAGTCAGGAAAAAAATTGAAATGGCCCTGCAAAAAAGTGCTGATCCGGCAAGGGAAGTGACCCTGGTGGCTGTTTCCAAAAGACAGCCCCTGGACAGGATCCGGGCCCTGGCAGCAGCCGGGCAGGTACATTTCGGGGAGAACTATGTCCAGGAAGGACTGGAAAAGATCAAAGACCTTGAAAATCTGGAAATAAAATGGCACTTTACAGGTAGCCTGCAGAGCAACAAGGCCAGGTTCATTCCTGGACATTTTTCCCTGGTGCATTCTCTGGATTCCGTAAAACTGGCGCGGGCCTTGCAAAAAAAGGCTGCAGAGCTGGGGATTGTCCAGCCGGTGCTCATCCAGGTCAACCTGGCCGGAGAAGTGCAAAAAGCCGGTGTAGATCCGGACCATGTACCGGAACTTATCCAAGAGACCGGACGGATGGATCACCTGGATGTTCAGGGGCTTATGCTCATGCCCCCCCTGGCGGATGACCCTGAAGAATCCAGGCCCTATTTTACAGGACTGAGAAAGATGCGGGACACTCTGGAGCAGGAAACAGGCAGAAGGCTTCCCCATCTGTCCATGGGCATGTCCCAGGATTTTGTCCAGGCGGTGGAAGAGGGGGCCACCCTGGTGCGGGTAGGCAGCCTGCTTCTTGGACCAAGACCCGGGTGCACCTTCAATGCTTACGCGGGATAA
- a CDS encoding tRNA (adenine-N1)-methyltransferase, with protein MIEPGQLVMLVSPKGKRYFRVLQTEDVLNTNDGQLQMQNVVHQGYGAVVHTHLGRAYTVLKPTLYDLIKSVKRRTQIIYPKDIGYIIIKLGIGPGCRVIEAGCGSGALTTALAWFVGDAGRVYSFERRQEFASLCRENLEKIGLESRVQIADGDIEQGFGIEKADALFLDVRTPWEYLEHIPGALIPGAPVGFLLPTVNQVSSLLSAMQDGSFSSVEVLEILVRRYKPVPERLRPEDRMVAHTGYLIFARLGAPGQDDTEPGEFTFHQEKEIC; from the coding sequence ATGATTGAACCAGGACAACTGGTAATGCTGGTCAGCCCCAAGGGCAAGCGTTACTTTCGCGTGTTGCAGACAGAAGATGTCCTTAACACCAATGACGGCCAGCTTCAAATGCAAAATGTCGTGCACCAGGGATACGGGGCAGTGGTGCATACGCACTTAGGCAGGGCATATACCGTGCTCAAGCCCACCCTGTACGATCTGATCAAATCGGTCAAGCGCCGTACCCAGATAATATATCCCAAGGATATCGGATATATTATCATCAAGCTGGGCATCGGCCCAGGATGCAGGGTTATAGAGGCGGGGTGCGGATCAGGGGCTCTTACTACGGCCCTGGCCTGGTTTGTCGGGGACGCCGGGCGGGTTTATTCTTTTGAGCGAAGGCAGGAGTTTGCCTCCCTGTGCAGGGAAAACCTGGAAAAAATAGGACTGGAGTCAAGGGTACAGATCGCAGACGGCGATATCGAGCAGGGATTCGGCATTGAAAAGGCTGATGCTCTTTTTCTGGACGTGCGCACCCCCTGGGAGTACCTGGAGCATATCCCCGGGGCCTTGATTCCCGGTGCTCCGGTGGGTTTTCTGCTGCCTACGGTGAATCAGGTGAGCAGCCTTCTGTCAGCCATGCAGGATGGCTCCTTCAGCTCAGTGGAGGTGCTGGAAATTCTGGTCAGGAGATACAAGCCGGTGCCTGAGCGTTTAAGGCCCGAAGACCGCATGGTTGCGCATACAGGATACCTGATCTTTGCCAGGCTGGGGGCTCCGGGACAGGATGACACAGAGCCGGGTGAGTTTACTTTTCATCAGGAGAAAGAAATATGTTGA
- a CDS encoding radical SAM protein, whose translation MADYLFGPVMSSRLGRSLGIDLLGDRICSFDCLYCESGPTTQKTIVRREYADSGIILAELEKWLNDNQGDKPDHITLGGEGEPCLNLQLGKIIRDIKKIEPDIPLAVLTNSSLLGDPQVRKELRNADVVLPSLDTLVQEEFIRLNRPCAGLDIQEIARGLEAFCKEFSGRVLLEILLVPGINDSRENMEKITVFLKNLDHERVDLSVMSRPGAHMQLKTPDHETLHRWQKALHTPLTGAETGTGPGTRGRAASVSTIMDSIRRRPQTLEQLCSALGTAPEETSAMLDELVQEQKVRALGHRKEKFYTLKEF comes from the coding sequence ATGGCTGATTACCTGTTTGGACCGGTCATGTCCTCCAGGCTGGGCAGGTCCCTGGGCATTGACCTGCTGGGGGACAGGATATGCTCATTCGACTGCCTGTACTGCGAATCAGGCCCAACCACGCAAAAAACCATTGTCAGGCGGGAGTATGCAGATTCCGGGATAATCCTGGCCGAACTGGAAAAGTGGCTGAATGACAACCAGGGGGATAAGCCGGATCATATAACCCTGGGGGGAGAGGGCGAACCCTGCCTGAATCTGCAGCTGGGCAAAATCATCCGGGACATAAAAAAAATCGAGCCGGACATTCCCCTGGCAGTCCTGACTAATTCCTCACTTCTGGGGGACCCTCAGGTACGAAAGGAACTAAGGAATGCAGATGTTGTTTTACCCTCTCTGGACACATTGGTCCAGGAGGAGTTTATACGCCTCAATCGGCCCTGTGCCGGCCTGGACATCCAGGAAATCGCCAGGGGACTTGAAGCTTTCTGCAAAGAATTTTCAGGAAGGGTCCTGCTGGAGATCCTTCTGGTCCCGGGGATAAACGATTCCCGGGAAAACATGGAAAAAATCACCGTTTTTTTAAAAAACCTGGACCATGAACGGGTGGACCTGTCGGTAATGAGCAGGCCCGGAGCACACATGCAGCTCAAAACACCGGATCATGAGACCCTGCACAGATGGCAAAAAGCCCTGCATACCCCTTTGACAGGGGCGGAAACGGGCACAGGGCCCGGCACCAGGGGCAGAGCTGCAAGCGTTTCCACCATAATGGATTCCATCCGCCGCCGGCCCCAGACCCTGGAACAGCTCTGCAGCGCACTGGGGACCGCCCCGGAAGAAACATCTGCCATGCTTGATGAGCTGGTCCAGGAACAAAAAGTCCGTGCCCTGGGGCACAGGAAAGAAAAATTTTACACCTTAAAGGAATTTTAA
- a CDS encoding Rne/Rng family ribonuclease, giving the protein MSNAQKRKRKMFLSVLPGEQIELVLALDGVIQEYYVEMLGQIKTKGNIYKGKIHNIDQALQAAFINYGTGKNGFLQVDEVHPEYYQAEVKPGKGHKYPPLQKVLKPGQELLVQVVKEPTGNKGAFLTTYLSLPGRYFVLTPGREQLGISRKIEDEKERERLKGIVQELKLDEGLGVIVRTVSEGQNKTSLSRDLQFLKRLWKEVRKKGVAEKTPALIYEEKDLAFRAARDYLTEDVSEIWVDNEEVAQQVQEFVNLIFPRRKKMVRIHSDPEKTLMERFNLEKQISQIFSREVELPSGGRLVFDQTEALMAVDINSGKIGGEKDFREMAFKTNLEAAENIPRQLMLRDVGGQIVIDFIEMRDKKHISQVEKALRAALKSDKARTDVSRISRFGLIQLVRQRLGISALSVIMESCRHCQGTGTIRNLEWQALQAQKEIYRLLRRKSCPSPLEFPVDQDLAVYLLNHKRDKLVHMEQQFDNQVLITPREG; this is encoded by the coding sequence ATGAGCAATGCCCAGAAAAGAAAAAGAAAGATGTTTTTAAGCGTTCTGCCCGGGGAGCAGATCGAACTGGTCCTGGCCCTGGACGGGGTGATCCAGGAATACTACGTGGAGATGCTGGGGCAGATCAAGACCAAGGGCAATATCTACAAGGGCAAAATTCACAATATTGACCAGGCCCTGCAGGCTGCGTTCATCAACTACGGAACAGGCAAGAACGGCTTTTTGCAGGTGGACGAGGTTCACCCCGAATACTACCAGGCGGAAGTAAAGCCGGGCAAAGGCCATAAGTACCCTCCCCTGCAGAAGGTCTTAAAGCCCGGACAGGAACTTCTGGTCCAGGTGGTCAAGGAACCCACCGGCAACAAGGGCGCTTTTCTAACCACATATCTTTCCCTGCCCGGGCGTTATTTCGTGCTTACCCCTGGCCGCGAACAGCTGGGCATCTCCAGAAAAATCGAGGACGAAAAGGAAAGGGAAAGACTCAAGGGAATCGTGCAGGAGCTCAAGCTTGACGAAGGTCTGGGGGTCATAGTCCGCACCGTCAGCGAAGGTCAGAACAAGACATCTTTGTCCAGGGATCTGCAGTTTTTAAAGCGCCTGTGGAAGGAAGTACGCAAAAAAGGGGTGGCCGAAAAAACCCCTGCCCTTATTTACGAGGAAAAAGACCTGGCCTTCAGGGCCGCCCGGGATTACCTCACCGAAGATGTATCCGAGATCTGGGTGGACAATGAAGAGGTGGCCCAGCAGGTACAGGAGTTTGTAAACCTGATATTTCCCAGGCGTAAAAAAATGGTCCGCATCCACAGCGACCCTGAAAAGACCCTGATGGAACGCTTCAACCTGGAAAAGCAGATCAGCCAGATCTTTTCCAGGGAGGTGGAGCTGCCCAGCGGAGGACGCCTGGTTTTCGACCAGACCGAAGCCCTCATGGCCGTGGACATCAATTCCGGAAAGATAGGCGGAGAAAAGGATTTCCGGGAAATGGCCTTCAAGACCAATCTGGAAGCCGCTGAAAACATCCCCAGGCAGCTCATGCTGCGTGACGTGGGCGGCCAGATTGTCATAGACTTCATCGAAATGCGGGACAAAAAACACATAAGCCAGGTGGAGAAGGCTCTGCGTGCCGCTCTCAAGTCGGACAAGGCCCGCACTGATGTAAGCCGCATTTCCAGATTCGGCCTGATCCAGCTGGTACGCCAGAGACTGGGTATTTCCGCCCTGTCCGTGATCATGGAAAGCTGCAGACACTGCCAGGGTACGGGAACCATCCGCAACCTGGAGTGGCAGGCCCTGCAAGCCCAGAAGGAAATTTACCGCCTGCTGCGCAGGAAAAGCTGCCCCTCCCCCCTGGAATTTCCGGTGGACCAGGATCTGGCCGTTTATCTCTTGAACCACAAACGGGACAAACTGGTGCACATGGAGCAGCAGTTCGACAACCAGGTCCTGATTACACCCAGGGAGGGCTGA
- a CDS encoding epoxyqueuosine reductase QueH, with protein MPSRVLLHICCGPCSVFPVTSLLEQGHEVMGFFYNPNIQPLQEYLLRREAAEQAAGELGIRMIFQDQDVDPRVFLRQVAFREDRRCFLCHQMRLERTLSAARRGGFNFFSTTLMFSRMQPFEQILALGRTLETEKCRFLDQDFRPGWQQGTEKSRAMGLYRQNYCGCIYSEFERFKSSLPQNEQ; from the coding sequence TTGCCCTCCAGGGTGCTTCTGCATATCTGCTGCGGTCCGTGCTCGGTGTTCCCGGTGACTTCTCTTCTGGAGCAGGGCCATGAGGTAATGGGATTTTTTTACAATCCAAATATCCAGCCCCTGCAGGAATACCTTTTGAGAAGGGAGGCCGCAGAGCAGGCTGCCGGCGAGCTTGGCATCAGGATGATTTTTCAGGATCAGGACGTGGATCCCCGGGTCTTTCTGCGCCAGGTGGCCTTTCGCGAAGACAGAAGATGCTTTCTTTGCCATCAGATGCGCCTGGAACGTACACTCTCAGCAGCCCGCAGAGGCGGCTTCAACTTTTTCTCCACCACCCTCATGTTCAGCAGAATGCAGCCTTTTGAACAGATCCTCGCCCTGGGCAGGACCCTGGAGACTGAAAAATGCCGATTTCTGGACCAGGATTTCCGCCCAGGCTGGCAACAGGGAACAGAAAAATCCCGGGCCATGGGACTTTATCGCCAGAATTACTGCGGCTGCATCTACAGCGAGTTTGAAAGATTCAAGAGCAGCCTGCCACAAAATGAACAGTAG
- the hemW gene encoding radical SAM family heme chaperone HemW: protein MLLYIHVPFCRTKCAYCAFASQEYIQEPAAVYLRLVQQELEVRSRQIQHRKVTSIYMGGGTPTVLPVASLARIVDAVYKNFDPVPGCEFTLEANPENILEMDDLQVFSSMGINRISLGMQSLDDQLLGTLERGHDSRQAIKAARMIRQAGFALLSLDFIWGIPGQTLKGWLGELAHAVHLAPDHLSCYGLGLEPGTRLTARIRAGELEMPEERAQARMYMHGAEYLESCGFLQYEISNFARMGYSCKHNLGYWAGEPFLGAGPSAVSTIDGTRWQNPPAIRDYQTLGGKNFSDLEFEKLSYTRKVNELVMLSLRTSRGLNLHDYKHLTGQSFSRRYAGIIKALHQNNLIRMAHGYLRLTRNGMLVSDSILEKFME, encoded by the coding sequence ATGCTGCTCTATATTCACGTTCCTTTCTGCCGCACAAAATGCGCCTACTGCGCTTTTGCCTCCCAGGAGTATATCCAGGAGCCCGCCGCTGTCTACCTGCGCCTTGTGCAGCAGGAACTGGAGGTACGCAGCAGACAGATACAGCACAGAAAAGTAACCAGCATATACATGGGCGGCGGCACCCCCACTGTACTCCCAGTTGCATCCCTGGCCCGGATTGTGGACGCTGTATACAAAAACTTTGACCCCGTGCCTGGATGCGAATTCACCCTGGAAGCCAACCCGGAGAACATCCTGGAGATGGATGACCTGCAGGTCTTTTCTTCCATGGGCATAAACAGGATCAGCCTGGGGATGCAGAGCCTGGATGACCAGCTCCTGGGTACCCTGGAGAGGGGCCACGATTCCAGGCAGGCCATAAAAGCCGCCCGCATGATCCGCCAGGCAGGCTTCGCCCTACTCAGCCTGGATTTCATCTGGGGGATTCCCGGGCAGACCCTCAAGGGCTGGCTGGGTGAACTGGCTCATGCAGTTCATCTTGCACCGGACCATTTATCCTGCTACGGCCTGGGCCTTGAGCCGGGCACCAGGCTCACAGCCCGGATCCGGGCCGGAGAACTGGAAATGCCGGAGGAACGTGCCCAGGCCAGAATGTATATGCACGGTGCCGAATACCTGGAGTCCTGCGGATTTCTGCAGTATGAAATATCCAACTTCGCCCGCATGGGATACAGCTGCAAGCACAACCTGGGCTACTGGGCAGGAGAGCCCTTTCTGGGAGCAGGCCCTTCAGCTGTATCCACAATAGACGGCACCAGGTGGCAAAACCCCCCGGCAATCCGCGATTACCAGACCCTGGGGGGAAAAAATTTCAGTGACCTGGAATTTGAAAAACTGTCTTACACCCGTAAAGTAAATGAACTGGTCATGCTTTCCCTGCGGACCTCCAGGGGGCTCAATCTACATGATTACAAACATCTCACAGGTCAGAGCTTCAGCCGCAGGTACGCCGGGATAATCAAGGCCCTGCATCAGAACAACCTGATACGCATGGCCCACGGCTATCTGCGCCTCACCAGAAACGGCATGCTGGTCAGCGACAGCATCCTGGAAAAATTCATGGAGTAG